In Deinococcus psychrotolerans, the genomic window CCTCATCTTTCATGAGCCGCATCTGGCCTTCAGGCGTTCTATACTCCTAAACGGATGGCGCGGATAGACGGCAAATACGAAGTGATAGAACAGCGCTCGCAAAGCGGCGGGCAAACCATTTATACCGTGCAGGCCGATCCGCTTGCAGGTGCAGAAGCTGGCGAGCTGCTGCGGCTGGCGTGGTTTGAAGTGACCACTTCCGACGAGCGCAACGCTTTTCACAAGTACCGCACGGCCCTCAAGGCGCTTGCTCCGGCGGGCCTCGCCGATGTGGTGGCCCGTCCCGGCGCGTACTACGCGGTGTGGCGGGAAGTGCCGGGCGTGGCGCTGGCGGCTTTTCAGGCCCAGCCCATCAAAAATGAAACGGCGCTGAGCAATTTGCGCGACCTCGCGGCCCGCCTCGCGGTTCAGGGCTTCGCGCTGATGGACGCTGAAATCGTGATGGACGGCGACGTTCCGAGGCTGGCTTTCATGACGCCCGCCAGCCGCACCCCAGCCGAGGCCGAGTCGCTGAGCGCCGCTGCCCTGACGCCGATCAGCCAAGGCAAAGTGCGGCGGGTACGGCCACGCGGCAGCGTCTGGTCGTGGATTCCGGGCGTGGCCTGTGTAATCGGCGCGGCCTACTTCGGAGCGCAGGCTGCTCAGATTTACCTCAATCCGGCGCTGGCCGACGTGCCCGCCGTGACGGGCCAAGAAGCCAAAGCCGCCGCAGACAAGCTCAGCGCTCTGGGCTACCGCGTGCAGTACGCTGAGGGCGACCAGCGCGGCGCAGCGCTCGGTGCGGTCATCGCTCAAGAACCCGCACCCGGCACCACCCTGCACCTTGGCCGCCTCGTGACCCTGACGGTCAACAACCCGCCTACCCTGACCGTGCCGAGATTCGAGGAAAAAACCATCGACCAAGTCAAAGCGACTTTGGCCGAGGACTTTCTCAAGCTCGGCAGCGTCTCGCAGGTCGACGGCGGCCTGAGTCAAACCCCCAAGGGCAGGGTCGTGGCGCAGCTTCCG contains:
- a CDS encoding PASTA domain-containing protein, which produces MARIDGKYEVIEQRSQSGGQTIYTVQADPLAGAEAGELLRLAWFEVTTSDERNAFHKYRTALKALAPAGLADVVARPGAYYAVWREVPGVALAAFQAQPIKNETALSNLRDLAARLAVQGFALMDAEIVMDGDVPRLAFMTPASRTPAEAESLSAAALTPISQGKVRRVRPRGSVWSWIPGVACVIGAAYFGAQAAQIYLNPALADVPAVTGQEAKAAADKLSALGYRVQYAEGDQRGAALGAVIAQEPAPGTTLHLGRLVTLTVNNPPTLTVPRFEEKTIDQVKATLAEDFLKLGSVSQVDGGLSQTPKGRVVAQLPAPGAVIRRGQSVRLLISSGVAVQQTWLPNLRGLPFDDARDLVRRAGLVVNLTKKETSDSVENTVLRQSPAAFDKVDIGSPVTLVVAQTRYEAPAVATPPLPVPPLPLPPPSPEPVTNPTFNTGGADNSGTVPNTPAAQPEFAPVSPAAPTPAAPTPETAPSQPTPTAPQTPNSGQPSTEQPGTQQPNAQPPATASRIVPLSYTFPATLPAGQVEIVVRDEDGERAVLPPTDSAQLAGALAQRDDVSVRGNYVFTVRIDGKDYATFGP